The sequence CTTAAGAAGTTTAAAACATTTACGGACTTTTTCTGTCTCTGCCGAAAAAAGTCCTATCGTCATCAAACCTTTTATGTGCAGTCTTTCAAGTTGCTGAACTTGTAAAGCAAAATCCAAAGCCTTTTCTGGTGCAATGCCAAATTTGCTTTCTTCGTACGATGTATTTACTTGCACAAAAACATCAATCGTTTTATCTTCAAACTCTAAACGCTTTTGTAATTTTTCTGCTAATTCTATTCTGTCAAGCGATTGAATACAATTAGCATATTTTATTACTTCTTTAATTTTGTTTGTTTGTAAGTGCCCAATAAAATGGGTTTGGTGCGGTGTGGCTTTTAGCGTTTTATATTTTTCTTTTAGCTCTTGTAGTTTGTTTTCTGCAATCAAGTTTTCGCCTGTTTGCAGTGCAATTAAAATCTTCTCGGCCGAAACTGTTTTTGTTGCCAACAGAAGTTTTACACCTTGGCTATCTCTACCACAGTTGGTGCAAGCGGATTTTATCCGATTATGAATAACTGCAATATTTTGAATTATCTCATTCATCCCAATAATTGAGTTTGAAGTTCAGCTTCCAATTCT is a genomic window of Sediminibacterium sp. TEGAF015 containing:
- a CDS encoding YggS family pyridoxal phosphate-dependent enzyme — encoded protein: MNEIIQNIAVIHNRIKSACTNCGRDSQGVKLLLATKTVSAEKILIALQTGENLIAENKLQELKEKYKTLKATPHQTHFIGHLQTNKIKEVIKYANCIQSLDRIELAEKLQKRLEFEDKTIDVFVQVNTSYEESKFGIAPEKALDFALQVQQLERLHIKGLMTIGLFSAETEKVRKCFKLLKNIQNQMLEKNIPVHELSMGMSGDLETAIEEGSTIIRVGTAIFGKRPYPDSYYWNEKK